A genomic stretch from Streptomyces sp. QL37 includes:
- a CDS encoding family 2 encapsulin nanocompartment cargo protein polyprenyl transferase — protein sequence MTSTDAAMEGQKAAALLEHTRNAVDPHLRAAVETLPGAIRRVAMYHFGWQNADGTPASGQAGKAIRPALVLAAARALGGDPDAAMRAAVAVELAHNFTLLHDDVIDEDTTRRHRPTAWAVFGVPDAVITGDAMLSLALRLLADDPHPASAHAAVRLSTCVIELCAGQQADCALEDRGPDDVTLDECLAMAMAKTGALLGCACALGALYAGAGEREVRAMDGFGREAGLAFQLIDDLIGIWGDTDRTGKPVGADLTAHKKSLPVVAALTSDTPAAAELAELYRGAMNTPGEVRSAADAVDRAGGRDWAQTAAADRMARAVHHLSRAVPAPADAGDLLALAEFVTRRTH from the coding sequence ATGACCAGTACGGATGCCGCGATGGAGGGGCAGAAGGCTGCCGCGCTCCTGGAGCACACCCGCAACGCCGTCGACCCGCACCTCCGGGCGGCCGTCGAGACGCTGCCCGGGGCGATCCGCCGCGTCGCCATGTATCACTTCGGCTGGCAGAACGCCGACGGGACGCCCGCCTCCGGACAGGCCGGCAAGGCGATCAGACCGGCGCTCGTCCTGGCCGCCGCCCGTGCGCTGGGAGGGGACCCGGACGCGGCGATGAGGGCGGCCGTCGCCGTCGAGCTCGCGCACAACTTCACGCTGCTCCACGACGACGTCATCGACGAGGACACCACCCGGCGGCACCGGCCCACGGCCTGGGCGGTGTTCGGCGTGCCGGACGCCGTGATCACGGGGGACGCCATGCTCTCCCTCGCCCTGAGGCTGCTGGCGGACGACCCACATCCGGCATCCGCACACGCCGCGGTGCGGCTCTCCACCTGCGTCATCGAGCTCTGCGCGGGACAGCAGGCCGACTGCGCCCTGGAGGACCGTGGCCCCGACGACGTCACGCTGGACGAGTGCCTCGCCATGGCCATGGCCAAGACGGGTGCGCTGCTCGGCTGCGCCTGCGCCCTCGGCGCGCTCTACGCAGGCGCGGGGGAGCGGGAGGTCCGTGCCATGGACGGTTTCGGCCGGGAAGCCGGCCTCGCATTCCAGCTCATCGACGATCTGATCGGGATCTGGGGGGACACGGACCGCACGGGCAAACCGGTCGGGGCGGACCTGACCGCACACAAGAAGTCCCTTCCGGTCGTCGCGGCGCTCACCTCGGACACCCCGGCCGCCGCCGAGCTCGCCGAGCTCTACCGGGGGGCCATGAACACACCGGGGGAGGTGAGGAGTGCCGCCGACGCGGTAGACCGGGCCGGCGGGCGCGACTGGGCACAGACCGCCGCGGCCGACCGGATGGCCAGGGCGGTCCACCACCTGTCCCGCGCGGTGCCCGCGCCGGCCGACGCCGGGGACCTGCTCGCCCTGGCCGAGTTCGTCACCCGCAGAACGCACTGA
- a CDS encoding GNAT family N-acetyltransferase has protein sequence MGVRVRRADQRDRDQVVRILEEAFHHDPVSSWVFPDEEHRRAVHGRFLGVFADITLEEGRVDLLEDGTAAALWLSVPAGEPEEDDETPALMRETADPDNERAELVGRLTGAVHPHDRAHEYLLMIGVSPERQGEGIGEALMRGVLERCDQEGTPAYLEASSERSRGLYERLGFTFTGRTVDLPQGPPMWPMWREPQAG, from the coding sequence ATGGGCGTGCGAGTACGGCGGGCGGACCAGCGGGACAGGGACCAGGTCGTACGGATCCTGGAGGAGGCGTTCCACCACGATCCGGTGAGCAGCTGGGTCTTTCCCGACGAGGAGCACCGGCGCGCGGTGCACGGGAGGTTCCTCGGCGTCTTCGCCGACATCACGCTGGAAGAGGGGCGTGTCGACCTGCTGGAGGACGGCACGGCGGCGGCCCTCTGGCTCTCCGTGCCGGCCGGCGAGCCGGAGGAGGACGACGAGACCCCGGCGCTCATGCGCGAGACCGCTGATCCCGACAACGAACGGGCCGAACTGGTGGGGAGGCTGACCGGTGCCGTTCACCCCCACGACCGCGCGCACGAGTACCTGCTGATGATCGGTGTCTCCCCGGAGCGCCAGGGGGAGGGGATCGGGGAGGCACTGATGAGGGGGGTCCTGGAGCGGTGCGACCAGGAGGGGACCCCCGCCTATCTGGAGGCGAGCAGCGAGCGCAGCCGGGGTCTCTACGAGCGGCTCGGCTTCACCTTCACGGGGAGGACCGTCGACCTCCCCCAGGGCCCGCCGATGTGGCCCATGTGGCGTGAACCGCAGGCCGGATGA
- a CDS encoding DUF6304 family protein yields MTDESWAGWYRDRHGSEAVILTTDGQQLRIRIRGTDFEGESFDGLGPVTGVPVPEGLFGLVDGVLDDCVLEWDLPLPVLVSGTVRQATLSCLLSLRRADPDLYLALHLDGAVYESNRAEGDFAAALATVQRILPPGMHLQTCIACAFSDYFPAPVRGLSGGLACFRGAKDAYRDVAGGDDVAGLWDRRTGFVQEIWSCREFEPRPAHGAGTGHRGAFPLELA; encoded by the coding sequence ATGACAGATGAGTCGTGGGCAGGCTGGTACCGGGACCGCCATGGTTCCGAGGCCGTCATTCTCACCACGGACGGACAGCAGCTCCGTATTCGCATCCGGGGCACGGACTTCGAGGGCGAGAGCTTCGACGGTCTGGGCCCCGTGACCGGTGTGCCGGTTCCGGAAGGGCTGTTCGGCCTGGTGGACGGCGTGCTCGACGACTGTGTCCTGGAGTGGGACCTCCCGCTCCCGGTCCTCGTGTCCGGGACGGTCCGCCAGGCGACGCTCAGCTGTCTGCTGTCCCTGCGCAGGGCGGATCCGGATCTGTACCTCGCCCTCCATCTGGACGGCGCGGTCTACGAGTCGAACCGCGCCGAGGGCGACTTCGCGGCCGCGCTGGCGACGGTCCAGCGGATCCTGCCGCCGGGCATGCATCTGCAGACGTGCATAGCCTGCGCCTTCTCCGACTACTTCCCGGCCCCGGTCCGGGGCCTCTCCGGCGGGCTCGCCTGCTTCCGCGGTGCGAAGGACGCCTACCGCGACGTGGCGGGCGGGGACGACGTCGCGGGCCTCTGGGACCGGCGTACGGGATTCGTCCAGGAGATATGGAGCTGCCGGGAGTTCGAACCGCGCCCGGCGCACGGCGCCGGCACGGGCCACCGGGGCGCCTTCCCGCTCGAACTCGCCTGA
- the snpA gene encoding snapalysin has product MRHPRTAVTSAVAGLGLGLAAALGTTPAVAAAASLASTATVPAAQSGYAAYAGSSENAAANKAFLDAVMKSVAEKRAANPGAQAVTVVYSTANAPSFRSQIASSTSIWNSSVSNVKLQEGSNADFTYREGNDSRGSYASTDGHGSGYIFLDYAQNQQYNSTRVTAHETGHVLGLPDHYTGPCSELMSGGGPGTSCTNAYPNATERSRVNSLWQNGLAALARTTS; this is encoded by the coding sequence ATGAGACACCCCAGGACAGCCGTCACGTCGGCCGTGGCCGGTCTCGGACTCGGCCTCGCCGCAGCGCTCGGCACCACCCCCGCGGTCGCCGCCGCTGCCTCCCTCGCGTCCACGGCCACCGTGCCCGCGGCGCAGTCCGGCTACGCCGCGTACGCCGGTTCGAGCGAGAACGCCGCCGCGAACAAGGCATTCCTCGACGCCGTCATGAAGTCGGTCGCCGAGAAGCGGGCCGCGAACCCGGGCGCCCAGGCGGTCACCGTGGTCTACAGCACCGCCAACGCCCCCAGCTTCCGCAGCCAGATAGCCAGCAGCACCAGCATCTGGAACAGCTCGGTCAGCAACGTGAAGCTGCAGGAGGGTTCGAACGCCGACTTCACCTACCGCGAGGGCAACGACTCCCGTGGATCGTACGCGAGCACGGACGGGCACGGCAGCGGCTACATCTTCCTCGACTACGCCCAGAACCAGCAGTACAACTCGACCCGGGTCACCGCTCATGAGACCGGGCACGTGCTGGGGCTCCCGGACCACTACACCGGGCCGTGCAGCGAGCTCATGTCGGGCGGCGGTCCCGGCACGTCCTGCACGAACGCGTACCCGAACGCCACGGAGCGCTCGCGGGTGAACTCCCTCTGGCAGAACGGTCTCGCGGCTCTCGCCCGCACCACGTCCTGA
- a CDS encoding LysR family transcriptional regulator, which yields MELEVRHLRALCAIADTGSLHQAARQLGVSQPSLTTQLQRIEKTLGAELFRRGRTGCRPTLLGRSVLSRARPLVDGMSALVGAATAEAAAARAGGPGLRIGSTASRVIGGWLRGLRVRLPGTDISLRVDVSARSLLGAVAAGRLDVAFVHEVEGCPLAVPDGLVQRVLLEREPQFISLARDHPAAGRPVVDLDDLAGDRWMVDPSVDGEWDGVRRVLGAAGLDPPVLHGDYLTAASLVVLGEAVAPCQPTSGPREDMAIRPLRGDPLAVRLLLVSRPGSDIDAVYEELEAAYRDAARRAEEYHRWLLRHRSPLAHTS from the coding sequence ATGGAGCTCGAGGTGAGGCACCTCAGGGCGCTCTGCGCCATCGCCGACACGGGCAGCCTGCACCAGGCCGCACGGCAGCTGGGCGTCAGCCAGCCCTCGTTGACCACCCAGCTCCAGCGGATCGAGAAGACCTTGGGCGCGGAGCTGTTCCGCCGCGGGAGGACCGGTTGCCGGCCGACCCTCCTGGGACGCTCGGTCCTCAGTCGTGCCCGCCCCCTGGTGGACGGCATGTCCGCCCTCGTCGGCGCCGCGACGGCGGAGGCCGCGGCCGCCCGGGCCGGTGGTCCCGGGCTGCGGATCGGATCCACCGCGAGCCGGGTCATCGGCGGCTGGCTGCGCGGACTGCGGGTGCGGCTGCCCGGCACCGACATCTCGCTCCGCGTCGATGTGTCGGCCCGATCGCTGCTCGGAGCGGTGGCTGCCGGCCGGCTCGACGTGGCCTTCGTTCACGAGGTGGAGGGCTGCCCGCTCGCCGTCCCGGACGGACTGGTCCAGCGCGTACTCCTGGAGCGCGAACCGCAGTTCATCTCCCTGGCCCGGGACCACCCGGCGGCCGGCCGGCCGGTGGTGGACCTCGACGACCTGGCGGGCGACCGGTGGATGGTCGACCCGTCGGTGGACGGTGAGTGGGACGGTGTGCGCCGGGTCCTCGGCGCGGCGGGACTCGACCCGCCAGTCCTGCACGGCGACTACCTCACCGCGGCCTCCCTCGTCGTCCTCGGCGAGGCGGTCGCCCCCTGCCAGCCGACCTCCGGCCCCCGCGAGGACATGGCGATCCGCCCCCTGCGCGGCGACCCGCTGGCGGTGCGTCTGCTGCTGGTCTCGCGGCCGGGCTCGGACATCGACGCCGTGTACGAGGAACTGGAGGCGGCCTACCGCGACGCGGCACGGAGGGCCGAGGAGTACCACCGGTGGCTGCTGCGCCACCGCAGCCCTCTCGCGCACACGTCCTGA
- a CDS encoding NAD-dependent epimerase/dehydratase family protein — protein MLGGTEFVGRAVTVAALDRGWEVTVLHRGRHAAPTGARILTGDRTTGEAGLAALGDGAWDLVVDTWSGAPSAVRDAARLLSDRAGHFTYVSSRSVYAHPAPAGLTEDGPLVDGASADAGADVPYALAKRGGELAALDAFGDRALLARAGLILGPGENIGRLPWWLTRTARGGEVIAPGPPDSALQYIDARDLADWLLDAAAEGLSGPYNTVSHPGHTTMGELLDTCVRVTGSRARLRWTDPTVLLAAGVEPWTDLPVWLPAGELHDTLHRGDVAKAHAAGLRCRPVGETVADTWAWLRELGGTAPHRPDRPAVGLDARTEAKLLAAPGSP, from the coding sequence ATGCTGGGCGGTACGGAATTCGTGGGACGCGCCGTCACCGTCGCCGCCCTCGACCGCGGTTGGGAGGTCACCGTCCTCCACCGCGGCCGCCACGCGGCGCCGACCGGGGCCCGGATCCTGACCGGTGACCGGACGACGGGCGAGGCGGGCCTCGCCGCACTCGGCGACGGCGCCTGGGACCTCGTGGTCGACACCTGGAGCGGCGCTCCTTCGGCCGTGCGGGACGCCGCCCGGCTGCTGTCGGACAGGGCCGGCCACTTCACCTACGTATCCAGCCGGTCCGTGTACGCCCACCCCGCCCCGGCCGGTCTGACGGAGGACGGACCGCTGGTGGACGGGGCTTCCGCGGACGCCGGAGCGGACGTCCCGTACGCCCTGGCCAAGCGTGGCGGGGAGCTGGCCGCGCTCGACGCCTTCGGTGACCGGGCGCTGCTCGCCAGGGCGGGGCTGATCCTCGGCCCCGGGGAGAACATCGGCCGTCTGCCGTGGTGGCTCACGCGGACGGCCCGGGGCGGAGAGGTCATCGCGCCGGGGCCGCCGGACTCCGCGCTCCAGTACATCGACGCCCGCGATCTGGCCGACTGGCTGCTGGACGCCGCAGCGGAAGGCCTGTCCGGGCCGTACAACACCGTGAGCCACCCGGGGCACACGACCATGGGCGAGCTCCTGGACACCTGCGTCCGCGTCACCGGTTCCCGCGCCCGACTGCGCTGGACCGACCCCACGGTGCTCCTCGCGGCAGGCGTGGAGCCCTGGACGGACCTGCCGGTCTGGCTTCCCGCCGGAGAGCTCCACGACACCCTGCACCGGGGTGACGTCGCCAAGGCGCACGCCGCCGGTCTGCGCTGCAGACCCGTCGGCGAGACCGTCGCCGACACCTGGGCCTGGCTGC